The proteins below are encoded in one region of Casimicrobium huifangae:
- the ileS gene encoding isoleucine--tRNA ligase, giving the protein MSSETKAPAKYPINMLDTPFPMRGDLAKREPKWVAEWTEKKLYHAIRAKVANRPRWVLHDGPPYANGDIHIGHAVNKILKDIVVKSRLMAGFDATYVPGWDCHGMPIEIQIEKKFGKGLPAKEVQAKSRAYATEQIDKQRKDFMRLGVLGEWENPYLTMAPRNEADEIRALRKIYDAGYVFRGLKPVNWCFDCGSALAEAEVEYHDKTDLAVDVGFRFAESDKLAKAFGLPKLPHDVGYLVIWTTTPWTLPANQALNLHPEFDYALVETTDAARPLLLLAQERVEACLKNWDLQGKVIATCKGQALERVAFHHPFYDRLSPVYLGDYVTLDTGTGIVHSAPAYGVEDFQSCRAYGMKDDEVLTPVMGDGKYVATLPEFGGLSIWDANPKIVEHMREKGSLFKAEKFQHSYMHCWRHRTPIIYRATNQWFAGMDVTPKAGATLRETALKAVQDTQFFPGWGQARLHAMIANRPDWTLSRQRQWGVPMAFFVHRETGALHPRTSELLEAVAKRVEQGGIEAWQTLDAAELLGDEAKDYVKNPDTLDVWFDSGTTHETVLRGSHVAQSRFPADMYLEGSDQHRGWFHSSLLTSCMINGRAPYDALLTHGFVVDGTGRKMSKSLGNVVAPQKVSDTLGAEILRLWVAATDYSGELALSDEILKRVTDTYRRVRNTVRFLLANTSDFDATKHALPLAEMSEIDRYAIAMTRAMARECVAAYERYEFHVVMQQLMSFCSDDLGSFYLDVLKDRLYTCGVNSKARRSAQTALAMITRQLVTLMAPVLSFTAEEVWATLNPGRDVTEASVFFELYNQPLPEVADEAALLARWAKLREVRAAATKAIEAVRESGGVGSSLQAEIIVEAPADLAAELARLGDDLKFVFITSQATVKQGDVLSVSVAPSAATKCERCWHYRSDVGTDATHSGLCARCISNLYGAGETRAFA; this is encoded by the coding sequence ATGTCCAGCGAGACCAAAGCCCCCGCCAAATACCCGATCAACATGCTCGACACGCCGTTCCCGATGCGCGGCGATCTGGCCAAGCGCGAGCCGAAGTGGGTCGCCGAGTGGACGGAGAAGAAGCTCTATCACGCCATCCGCGCCAAAGTGGCGAACCGCCCGCGCTGGGTGCTGCATGATGGCCCGCCGTATGCCAACGGTGACATCCATATCGGCCACGCCGTCAACAAGATCCTCAAGGACATCGTGGTCAAGAGCCGCCTGATGGCGGGCTTTGACGCGACCTACGTGCCCGGCTGGGATTGCCACGGCATGCCGATCGAGATCCAGATCGAGAAAAAATTCGGCAAGGGCCTGCCCGCGAAAGAAGTGCAGGCGAAGAGCCGTGCCTATGCCACCGAGCAGATCGACAAGCAGCGCAAGGACTTCATGCGCTTGGGCGTGCTCGGTGAATGGGAGAACCCGTATCTGACGATGGCGCCGCGCAACGAGGCTGACGAGATCCGTGCGCTGCGCAAGATTTACGACGCGGGCTACGTGTTCCGCGGCCTGAAGCCGGTGAACTGGTGCTTCGACTGCGGCTCGGCGCTGGCCGAGGCCGAGGTCGAATATCACGACAAGACCGACCTCGCTGTCGACGTCGGTTTCCGTTTTGCTGAAAGCGACAAGCTGGCCAAGGCGTTCGGTTTGCCGAAGCTCCCGCATGACGTGGGCTATCTGGTGATCTGGACCACTACGCCGTGGACGCTGCCGGCCAACCAGGCGCTGAACCTGCATCCGGAGTTCGACTACGCACTGGTCGAGACGACCGATGCTGCCCGACCGTTGCTGCTGCTGGCGCAGGAGCGTGTCGAGGCGTGCCTGAAGAACTGGGACCTGCAGGGCAAAGTGATCGCCACCTGCAAGGGGCAGGCGCTGGAGCGCGTGGCCTTCCATCACCCGTTCTACGACCGTTTGAGCCCGGTGTATCTGGGCGACTACGTCACGCTTGACACTGGTACCGGCATCGTGCACTCGGCGCCAGCCTACGGCGTGGAGGACTTCCAGTCCTGCCGAGCTTACGGCATGAAGGATGACGAGGTGCTGACGCCGGTGATGGGCGATGGCAAATACGTGGCCACGCTGCCCGAGTTCGGTGGCCTCTCGATCTGGGACGCCAACCCGAAGATCGTTGAGCACATGCGCGAGAAGGGCTCGCTGTTCAAGGCAGAGAAGTTCCAGCACAGCTACATGCACTGCTGGCGGCACCGCACGCCGATCATCTACCGCGCCACCAACCAGTGGTTTGCGGGCATGGACGTCACGCCCAAGGCGGGCGCGACGTTGCGCGAGACTGCACTCAAGGCCGTGCAGGACACACAGTTTTTCCCCGGCTGGGGCCAGGCACGCCTGCACGCCATGATCGCCAACCGGCCGGACTGGACGCTGTCGCGCCAGCGGCAGTGGGGCGTGCCGATGGCGTTCTTCGTTCACCGTGAAACCGGTGCTCTGCATCCGCGTACCAGTGAATTGCTGGAAGCCGTGGCCAAGCGCGTGGAGCAGGGTGGCATCGAGGCGTGGCAAACGCTGGATGCGGCCGAGCTGCTGGGTGACGAAGCGAAGGATTACGTCAAGAACCCCGATACGCTTGACGTCTGGTTCGACTCGGGCACCACACACGAGACCGTGTTGCGCGGCTCGCACGTCGCGCAGAGCAGGTTTCCGGCCGACATGTATCTCGAAGGCTCCGACCAGCATCGCGGCTGGTTCCATTCGAGCCTGCTGACGAGCTGCATGATCAACGGCCGCGCGCCATATGACGCGTTACTGACGCACGGTTTTGTGGTCGACGGCACCGGCCGCAAGATGAGCAAATCGCTCGGCAATGTGGTGGCGCCGCAGAAGGTGTCGGACACGCTCGGCGCGGAAATTCTGCGCCTGTGGGTCGCGGCCACTGATTACTCGGGCGAACTGGCACTGTCGGATGAAATCCTCAAGCGGGTGACCGATACCTATCGCCGCGTACGCAACACGGTGCGTTTCCTGCTGGCCAATACGTCCGATTTCGACGCGACGAAGCACGCGCTGCCGCTGGCCGAGATGAGCGAGATCGACCGCTACGCCATCGCGATGACCCGCGCGATGGCGCGCGAATGCGTGGCCGCGTACGAGCGGTACGAGTTCCATGTCGTGATGCAGCAGTTGATGAGTTTCTGCTCCGACGACCTCGGCAGCTTCTACCTCGATGTGCTGAAGGACCGCCTGTACACCTGCGGCGTCAACAGCAAGGCGCGCCGCTCGGCGCAAACCGCGCTGGCGATGATCACTCGTCAGCTCGTGACGCTAATGGCGCCGGTGCTGTCGTTCACTGCGGAGGAGGTGTGGGCAACGCTCAATCCGGGCCGCGACGTAACCGAAGCGAGCGTGTTTTTCGAGCTTTACAACCAGCCGTTGCCGGAAGTGGCTGACGAGGCCGCGCTGCTGGCGCGCTGGGCGAAGCTGCGCGAAGTACGGGCTGCGGCAACTAAGGCGATCGAAGCAGTGCGTGAATCGGGCGGTGTGGGCTCCAGCCTGCAAGCCGAAATCATTGTTGAGGCGCCTGCTGACCTTGCAGCAGAACTCGCGCGATTGGGCGATGACCTCAAGTTTGTGTTCATCACGTCGCAGGCTACGGTCAAGCAAGGAGACGTGTTGAGCGTTAGTGTTGCTCCTAGTGCCGCAACCAAGTGCGAGCGCTGCTGGCACTACCGAAGTGACGTCGGGACAGACGCAACGCACTCCGGCCTCTGCGCACGCTGCATCAGCAATCTTTACGGCGCCGGCGAGACGAGGGCGTTCGCGTGA
- a CDS encoding diguanylate cyclase, translating to MPQPIAPTANSVSPAVAALLSQARDCAALDDGLTIALRALDGAVATDDRAAAAHLCCFFLFRMGLGERLIEMADTALPLLRKASMSEAYAETLRWAGICACDAGQFGIAIRHATEGYRLADEQNDQRGRILAFSLLGGCFERSGDPWQGERLLRDGLALARRHGETYPLLATLNNLAAVLIGKFYSLRDGVGAAEARRALDDSVPLAREVLQLAPTLNDPYFDVFALGNLGELLVHAGELEEAGSLLQQALAKANDGGYRAIAPRVECSIGEWLLARGEFAEANRLLHGLLASESLPIATQLRAYYALYLVHRSEGDATAALAALESFRRLESQRSMQQLRDRSELLVTRVEADESQRKVLERAYSVAQAHASRAVVLERIAMQDKLTGLGNRRALDTHLAELVGAAQSIGAPLSVAVIDLDHFKRVNDVFGHAVGDRVLVQMADLLTELTRTDDLVTRTGGEEFVLVMPDLGPADAFDICERLRLRVSRFNWGTIAPELSLTLSAGIASTPDYDAGQLVERADLAMYRAKRGGRNRVAVAP from the coding sequence ATGCCGCAGCCCATTGCCCCCACAGCAAACTCGGTCTCGCCCGCCGTGGCCGCGCTGCTGTCGCAGGCGCGCGACTGCGCGGCGCTTGATGACGGGCTGACGATCGCGTTGCGAGCATTGGACGGTGCAGTCGCCACCGACGACCGCGCAGCGGCGGCGCACCTGTGCTGTTTCTTCCTGTTTCGCATGGGGCTTGGCGAGCGACTGATCGAGATGGCTGACACCGCATTGCCGTTGCTGCGCAAGGCCAGCATGAGCGAGGCGTACGCGGAGACATTGCGTTGGGCTGGTATTTGTGCCTGCGATGCCGGGCAGTTTGGCATTGCCATTCGCCATGCGACCGAAGGCTACCGTCTGGCCGACGAGCAGAATGATCAGCGCGGACGAATACTGGCGTTCAGCCTGCTGGGGGGGTGCTTTGAACGCTCGGGGGATCCGTGGCAGGGCGAACGGCTGTTGCGCGACGGGTTGGCGCTGGCGCGGCGCCACGGCGAAACCTATCCGCTGCTCGCTACGCTCAACAATCTGGCGGCGGTGCTGATCGGCAAGTTCTACTCGCTTCGTGATGGTGTCGGCGCTGCAGAGGCGCGACGTGCACTCGATGACAGCGTGCCGCTCGCCCGCGAGGTGCTGCAACTGGCCCCTACGCTCAACGATCCCTATTTCGACGTATTTGCCCTCGGCAACCTGGGCGAACTGCTGGTGCACGCGGGTGAGCTGGAAGAAGCCGGTTCGCTGCTGCAGCAGGCGCTGGCGAAAGCGAACGATGGCGGCTACCGCGCCATCGCGCCACGGGTCGAGTGCTCGATTGGTGAATGGCTGCTGGCGCGTGGCGAGTTCGCCGAGGCCAACCGCTTGTTGCATGGCTTGCTTGCTTCAGAGTCATTGCCAATCGCGACCCAGTTGCGCGCTTACTATGCGCTCTACCTCGTGCACCGCAGTGAGGGCGATGCCACTGCCGCGTTGGCCGCTCTGGAATCGTTCCGTCGCCTCGAAAGCCAGCGCTCGATGCAGCAATTGCGTGACCGCTCGGAATTGCTGGTGACCCGGGTGGAGGCTGACGAGTCGCAGCGCAAGGTGCTGGAGCGCGCCTACAGCGTTGCACAGGCACACGCCTCACGCGCCGTGGTGCTGGAGCGCATCGCGATGCAGGACAAGTTGACCGGCCTCGGCAACCGTCGTGCGCTCGACACCCACCTCGCCGAACTGGTCGGCGCCGCGCAGTCGATCGGCGCGCCGCTGAGCGTGGCAGTCATCGACCTCGATCACTTCAAGCGGGTAAATGACGTCTTCGGTCATGCAGTTGGGGACCGCGTGCTGGTGCAAATGGCTGATCTGCTGACTGAACTGACACGCACCGACGACCTGGTGACGCGCACGGGCGGCGAGGAATTTGTGCTGGTCATGCCGGATCTGGGCCCTGCCGACGCCTTTGACATCTGCGAGCGGCTGCGGCTGCGCGTATCCCGATTCAACTGGGGCACGATCGCCCCGGAGCTGTCGTTGACCTTGAGTGCCGGAATCGCCTCCACGCCCGACTACGACGCCGGACAGTTGGTCGAGCGCGCGGATCTGGCGATGTATCGGGCCAAGCGCGGTGGGCGCAACCGTGTTGCAGTTGCGCCGTAG
- a CDS encoding bifunctional riboflavin kinase/FAD synthetase, whose translation MTEHPRPAAVPRKPTLARDIRPGAFAGTGTAVTIGNFDGVHRGHQAMLEVVCQAARQRSLQPVALTFAPAPGEYFAQAAGKAPPTRLQRLRDKLLCIWTVGITHIQLLRFNPAVAAMAPDDFCQQVLKVGLNAKWVIVGDDFRYGKGRAGDIKTLHAWCTANGIECYVMPAVKAMDVRFSSSLVREALQSGDVVTAAAILGRPYRISGRVAHGDKLGRTLGFPTINLPLWAPLPLSGVYAVRVYGVDVAGVQAVTGAASVGVRPTVKEDGKPLLEVFLLDFQGDLYGRRIVVEFVQRIRAEEKFATLELLTEQMHRDIAAVRTVFAKAGG comes from the coding sequence ATGACTGAGCACCCACGGCCCGCTGCTGTCCCCCGCAAGCCAACGCTGGCGCGGGACATTCGACCGGGTGCCTTCGCTGGTACCGGGACGGCGGTCACCATCGGCAACTTCGACGGCGTGCACCGCGGTCATCAGGCCATGCTGGAAGTGGTCTGTCAGGCCGCCCGCCAGCGCAGTCTGCAGCCGGTCGCGCTGACCTTTGCGCCAGCGCCGGGTGAATATTTCGCACAAGCTGCCGGCAAAGCGCCGCCCACGCGCTTGCAGCGCCTGCGCGACAAGCTGCTTTGCATCTGGACGGTCGGCATCACCCATATCCAGCTGTTGCGATTCAACCCGGCGGTGGCGGCGATGGCACCGGACGACTTCTGCCAGCAGGTGCTGAAGGTCGGTCTGAATGCGAAATGGGTCATCGTCGGCGACGACTTCCGGTATGGCAAGGGCCGCGCCGGGGACATCAAGACGCTGCATGCCTGGTGCACCGCCAATGGCATCGAGTGCTACGTGATGCCCGCAGTGAAAGCGATGGATGTGCGCTTTTCGTCATCGCTGGTGCGCGAGGCGCTGCAATCGGGCGACGTGGTGACGGCAGCCGCCATCCTTGGTCGCCCCTATCGAATCTCGGGACGGGTGGCGCATGGCGACAAGCTGGGCCGCACGCTCGGCTTCCCCACCATCAACCTGCCGCTGTGGGCGCCGCTGCCGCTTTCGGGGGTCTACGCAGTCCGCGTCTACGGCGTTGATGTTGCCGGCGTCCAGGCTGTGACGGGCGCCGCCAGCGTCGGGGTGCGGCCAACCGTGAAAGAAGACGGCAAACCTTTGCTCGAGGTATTTCTGCTGGACTTTCAGGGCGATCTCTACGGTCGCCGCATCGTGGTCGAATTTGTGCAGCGGATTCGCGCCGAAGAAAAATTTGCGACCCTTGAGTTGCTGACCGAGCAGATGCATCGGGATATCGCGGCTGTCCGCACGGTGTTCGCCAAAGCTGGCGGCTGA
- a CDS encoding UvrD-helicase domain-containing protein, translated as MSADADEALIADRRARERVVDPKGSFIVQAPAGSGKTELLVQRLLALLATVDDPAEVLAITFTRKAAQEMRERLIGALEQAAQPAAPSMRPVELARRALALPVLARDQALGWRLREQPDRLVIDTFDAFCARIVARSYLSRVAGEGALGSVTDAAETLYREAATRALGAAEVADAVRGVLTVAGNQVDSVVELLAGLLARRAQWLGAAIDTSPQAIAELTAALRDAADAAMRALVSASDALGRHGNIAELAAYCATVWDRPGSEAKLLDQAEARRQLSAHWPLPAALTALSRWQTLAAMLLTGESGQRTWRKPGGVNKTAGFPKHDDNAFADLDPALRRQRKEQMVALLEALQHEHDLARSLDDLDHLPTLAALAEHETALRDTLVLLRHAAIELVALMRERGVTDFSGIMTAALAALRDNRADVMANLDAKLRHVLVDEVQDTNPAQFELLALLTADWTAGDGRTLFLVGDPMQSIYLFRDADVSLFRRAQRVGVGGVRLTAVTLNANYRSQPAVVDWVNHSLDGAFASGARGLFADRDPVPFVAAIATHASGDDEGQSEIAASSPEQEAQEVAAAIAWRRQNQPEQSIAVLARTRGDAAAVIAALRARGVPFSANEFALWSARERVRDLLTLTYAVAAPWDRLALFALLRSPWVGLTLDSLSRFAMALRESPARPAWTLLAGEWAASLDAGELARIRRAHAALRVGEARAWLSGVAERVEAVWCALDGDALLADNEARRDTAQFFEWLAELAPDGLLPPRQALLMSMESKRQSFASASATADAGETSEGSVELLTIHRAKGLEWDHVFVVGCDRAPRADQRSLAAWRFQALPGQPGREQDARSYAFAARDTRKREAGSVYDFLARFNRASRLDESKRQLYVAVTRARRTLTISRQAAHRDPPYGSFSFWLGQGVGATATAAEAGAVDRRLHLAASLTRGPVPAPLDETVVAWPAYVADAPDAALDTQPARRLARAVGIVGHLLFEGLAAALRVGALAFSPSEDAAHRALVDAGAVDDPDQDVTVEGVAGRLVRWFATAHTRENVRFLFGASHRESVQEFSLSTVDPATGQATGLRVDHSFVTEEGERWIVDYKFAEPADLDTADPKALDAWVSHQCELYAPQLAAYRQVFAARDRCEPGVAGLDGAAPRIVTALYFPWLDRLQRCE; from the coding sequence ATGAGCGCTGACGCCGACGAAGCGCTCATCGCCGACCGTCGCGCGCGTGAGCGAGTGGTCGATCCGAAAGGCTCATTCATCGTTCAGGCGCCGGCGGGGTCAGGCAAAACCGAGCTGCTGGTGCAACGATTGCTGGCGTTGCTTGCCACTGTGGATGATCCAGCTGAGGTGCTGGCCATCACCTTCACCCGCAAGGCGGCGCAGGAGATGCGCGAACGCCTGATTGGCGCGCTGGAGCAGGCAGCGCAGCCTGCTGCACCATCAATGCGTCCCGTTGAACTGGCGCGACGGGCATTGGCCTTGCCGGTACTCGCACGTGATCAGGCGCTCGGCTGGCGCTTGCGTGAGCAACCGGATCGCCTGGTGATCGACACCTTCGACGCCTTCTGCGCCCGTATCGTGGCTCGCAGTTATTTATCCCGTGTGGCCGGGGAGGGGGCGCTCGGAAGCGTGACCGATGCTGCTGAAACGCTCTATCGTGAGGCCGCCACACGGGCGCTTGGTGCTGCTGAAGTGGCTGACGCGGTGCGCGGGGTACTGACCGTCGCCGGCAATCAGGTTGACAGCGTGGTTGAGCTGCTCGCAGGCCTGCTGGCGCGACGCGCCCAATGGCTCGGCGCGGCGATTGACACCTCGCCTCAAGCGATCGCCGAGCTGACCGCAGCCCTGCGCGACGCGGCGGACGCGGCAATGCGTGCACTGGTCAGTGCCAGCGACGCGTTGGGTCGGCACGGCAACATTGCGGAACTGGCTGCCTACTGCGCCACCGTGTGGGATCGCCCCGGCAGCGAGGCGAAGTTGCTTGATCAAGCCGAAGCCCGGCGGCAACTCTCGGCGCACTGGCCGTTGCCGGCGGCGCTCACTGCGCTGTCGCGCTGGCAAACATTGGCCGCAATGCTGCTGACCGGCGAGAGCGGTCAGCGGACGTGGCGCAAGCCAGGCGGCGTGAACAAAACTGCCGGCTTTCCAAAGCACGATGACAATGCGTTTGCTGATCTCGACCCCGCATTGCGCCGCCAGCGCAAGGAACAGATGGTGGCGCTGCTCGAAGCCTTGCAGCACGAGCACGATCTGGCCCGAAGCCTCGACGATCTTGATCATCTGCCCACACTCGCTGCGCTGGCCGAACACGAGACCGCATTGCGCGACACGCTGGTACTGCTGCGACACGCGGCGATTGAACTGGTCGCATTGATGCGCGAGCGCGGTGTTACCGATTTCAGCGGCATCATGACGGCGGCGCTGGCCGCATTGCGCGACAACCGTGCCGATGTGATGGCGAACCTCGATGCCAAGCTGCGCCACGTGCTGGTGGATGAGGTGCAAGACACCAATCCTGCGCAGTTTGAGCTGCTGGCATTGCTCACCGCCGACTGGACGGCGGGAGATGGTCGCACACTGTTTCTGGTGGGCGATCCGATGCAGTCCATCTATCTCTTCCGCGATGCTGACGTCAGTCTGTTTCGGCGTGCACAGCGCGTCGGCGTTGGCGGGGTGCGTTTGACCGCCGTGACGCTCAATGCCAATTACCGTTCGCAGCCGGCCGTCGTTGACTGGGTGAATCACTCGCTGGACGGCGCTTTTGCAAGCGGGGCGCGCGGCTTGTTCGCCGATCGCGACCCGGTGCCCTTTGTCGCCGCGATTGCCACCCATGCAAGCGGTGACGACGAGGGCCAGAGTGAGATCGCAGCGAGCAGCCCCGAGCAGGAGGCGCAAGAGGTGGCCGCAGCGATCGCGTGGCGGCGCCAGAACCAGCCGGAGCAGAGCATCGCGGTGCTGGCGCGTACGCGCGGCGATGCCGCCGCCGTCATTGCCGCGCTGCGCGCTCGTGGCGTTCCGTTCAGCGCCAACGAGTTTGCGCTGTGGTCGGCACGCGAGCGGGTGCGCGACCTGTTGACGCTGACCTATGCCGTGGCCGCGCCCTGGGACCGGCTGGCGCTGTTCGCGCTGCTGCGCTCACCGTGGGTGGGGCTGACGCTCGATAGTCTGTCGCGTTTCGCGATGGCGCTGCGTGAGAGCCCTGCGCGGCCCGCATGGACACTGCTAGCTGGCGAGTGGGCAGCATCGCTGGACGCCGGCGAACTGGCGCGGATCAGGCGGGCCCACGCTGCGTTGCGCGTTGGCGAGGCGCGCGCGTGGCTATCCGGGGTTGCCGAGCGGGTGGAGGCCGTGTGGTGCGCGCTTGACGGCGACGCACTACTCGCCGACAACGAGGCGAGGCGAGACACGGCGCAATTCTTCGAGTGGCTCGCCGAGCTGGCGCCCGACGGCTTGTTGCCGCCACGACAGGCACTGCTGATGTCGATGGAAAGCAAGCGCCAGTCCTTCGCGTCCGCGTCCGCGACCGCCGACGCCGGCGAAACCAGCGAGGGCTCGGTCGAGCTGCTCACCATCCACCGCGCGAAAGGCCTGGAATGGGATCACGTGTTTGTGGTCGGCTGCGATCGCGCGCCGCGCGCCGATCAACGTTCGCTGGCAGCCTGGCGCTTTCAGGCGCTGCCCGGACAGCCGGGCCGGGAGCAGGACGCCCGTAGCTATGCCTTCGCTGCGCGCGATACGCGCAAGCGCGAGGCCGGTAGCGTCTACGACTTTCTTGCCCGCTTCAATCGGGCGTCGCGGCTCGACGAAAGCAAAAGGCAGCTCTACGTGGCGGTGACCCGCGCCCGGCGCACGCTCACCATCAGCCGCCAGGCGGCGCACCGCGATCCGCCGTACGGCAGCTTTTCGTTCTGGCTTGGACAAGGCGTTGGTGCCACCGCCACCGCCGCCGAGGCTGGCGCCGTTGATCGTCGCCTCCACCTCGCGGCGTCGCTCACGCGCGGGCCTGTGCCCGCACCGCTCGACGAGACCGTTGTAGCGTGGCCGGCCTACGTTGCCGACGCCCCCGATGCGGCGCTGGATACGCAGCCCGCGAGGCGCCTGGCGCGCGCCGTCGGCATCGTGGGGCATCTGCTGTTCGAAGGCCTGGCAGCTGCCTTGCGCGTCGGGGCTTTGGCATTCAGCCCGTCGGAAGATGCTGCGCATCGTGCGCTCGTTGACGCTGGTGCCGTCGATGATCCGGATCAGGATGTGACCGTCGAAGGCGTGGCGGGTCGCCTGGTCCGATGGTTTGCAACGGCACACACGCGCGAAAATGTTCGTTTCCTGTTTGGGGCATCGCACCGCGAGTCGGTGCAGGAGTTCAGTCTGAGCACCGTTGATCCGGCGACGGGGCAGGCCACCGGTCTCCGTGTCGATCACAGCTTCGTGACCGAGGAGGGTGAGCGCTGGATCGTGGACTACAAGTTTGCGGAACCTGCAGATTTGGACACCGCCGATCCGAAAGCGCTTGATGCCTGGGTATCGCACCAATGTGAGTTGTATGCACCGCAGCTGGCTGCCTATCGACAGGTTTTCGCCGCCCGTGATCGCTGCGAGCCCGGCGTTGCCGGGCTTGACGGCGCAGCACCGCGCATTGTCACGGCGTTGTACTTTCCGTGGCTCGACCGGCTGCAACGCTGCGAATAG